In the Alkalinema sp. FACHB-956 genome, one interval contains:
- the mutY gene encoding A/G-specific adenine glycosylase, translating to MDSRQQVVDSLRRSLLDWYGDCGRDLPWRRLRDPYAIWISEIMLQQTQVKTVIPYFQRWLDRFPTVEGLAAADQQDVLKAWEGLGYYARARNLHKAAKVIVEQYQGQFPETLEATLALPGIGRTTAGGILSAAFNLPLPILDGNVKRVLARLIALEVPPAKSLDRLWSWSEALVPPDRGRDFNQALMDLGATLCTPHNPGCLLCPWNAHCKAYNLGVQTKIPMTETKAPLPHKIIGVAVIWDDQGNILIDRRKQEGLLGGLWEFPGGKVEPNESIQDCIQREIREELGIEIAVGEELITVDHAYTHFKVTLHVHHCRHVSGEPQTIECDEVNWVTLETIDQYPFPKANVQIIEALRQAGRPASIGQ from the coding sequence TTGGACAGCCGACAGCAGGTTGTGGACAGTCTGCGGCGATCGCTGCTGGATTGGTATGGCGACTGTGGCCGGGATTTGCCCTGGCGTAGGCTGCGGGATCCCTATGCCATTTGGATTTCCGAAATCATGTTGCAGCAAACCCAGGTGAAAACGGTGATCCCGTATTTTCAGCGCTGGCTCGATCGCTTCCCCACGGTGGAAGGGTTGGCCGCAGCGGATCAGCAGGATGTGCTGAAGGCTTGGGAAGGCTTGGGCTACTATGCCCGTGCTCGCAACTTGCACAAGGCCGCAAAAGTAATTGTTGAACAGTATCAAGGGCAGTTTCCTGAAACACTGGAAGCAACCCTTGCATTGCCCGGAATTGGCCGGACAACGGCGGGTGGCATTCTCAGTGCGGCGTTTAATCTACCGTTGCCCATTTTGGATGGCAATGTCAAACGGGTGCTGGCGCGATTGATCGCCCTAGAGGTTCCCCCAGCAAAGTCCCTCGATCGCCTCTGGTCTTGGTCGGAAGCCTTGGTACCGCCCGATCGGGGTCGGGATTTCAACCAAGCACTGATGGATCTGGGGGCCACCCTCTGCACCCCGCACAATCCCGGCTGTTTGCTCTGTCCATGGAATGCACACTGCAAGGCTTACAATTTAGGGGTTCAGACAAAAATACCTATGACAGAAACCAAGGCACCCCTTCCCCACAAAATTATTGGCGTTGCTGTGATCTGGGATGATCAGGGCAATATTTTGATCGATCGCCGTAAGCAGGAAGGACTGCTGGGCGGACTGTGGGAGTTTCCGGGCGGCAAGGTGGAACCCAACGAATCGATCCAGGACTGCATTCAACGGGAAATCCGGGAAGAACTGGGCATCGAAATTGCGGTGGGGGAGGAACTCATCACGGTTGATCACGCCTACACGCATTTTAAAGTGACGCTGCATGTGCACCACTGTCGCCATGTATCGGGCGAACCCCAGACGATCGAATGCGATGAGGTGAACTGGGTGACGTTGGAGACGATCGATCAATATCCCTTCCCAAAAGCAAATGTGCAAATTATTGAAGCGCTACGGCAGGCGGGTCGTCCAGCCAGCATTGGCCAGTAG
- a CDS encoding DUF760 domain-containing protein encodes MNDAINLSEFNSHGNDPSQLWDYVQSLSPETVAQLSRPGSSEVLQAMERNIIGLLGGLPSGAFDVSITTNRESLGQLLASAMMSGYFLRNVEQRMTLEQTLSNFEA; translated from the coding sequence GTGAACGACGCGATTAATCTTTCTGAATTTAATTCCCATGGCAACGATCCCAGCCAATTGTGGGATTATGTTCAGTCGCTGAGTCCAGAAACCGTTGCTCAGTTATCTCGCCCTGGTTCTTCGGAAGTGCTTCAAGCCATGGAGCGCAATATTATCGGGTTGTTAGGTGGACTGCCATCTGGAGCCTTTGATGTTTCGATTACCACCAACCGCGAGAGTTTGGGGCAGTTGTTGGCTTCGGCGATGATGAGTGGTTACTTTCTGCGCAATGTGGAACAGCGAATGACTCTGGAGCAAACGCTGTCTAATTTTGAAGCGTAG
- a CDS encoding Dps family protein, with the protein MATKAVNIGIDDAARKDIADGLSRLLADTYTLYLKTHNFHWNVTGPMFNTLHLMFETQYTELALAVDLIAERIRALGFPAPGTYSDYAKLTSIPETAGVPKADEMIQLLVEGQEAVVRTARSLFPIVDEAHDEPTADLLTQRMQLHEKNAWMLRSLLE; encoded by the coding sequence ATGGCAACGAAAGCAGTCAATATCGGAATTGATGACGCGGCTCGCAAAGATATTGCAGATGGTCTATCGCGGCTATTGGCAGATACCTATACGTTGTACCTCAAAACCCATAACTTCCACTGGAACGTGACGGGGCCAATGTTTAACACGCTGCATTTGATGTTCGAAACGCAGTACACCGAACTGGCGCTGGCAGTGGATCTAATCGCTGAACGGATTCGGGCCTTGGGCTTTCCCGCCCCTGGAACCTACAGCGACTACGCCAAGCTGACCTCAATTCCCGAAACCGCTGGGGTGCCCAAGGCTGATGAAATGATTCAGCTGCTGGTGGAAGGCCAAGAAGCAGTGGTTCGCACCGCCCGATCGCTGTTCCCGATCGTTGATGAAGCCCACGATGAACCCACAGCGGACTTGCTGACCCAGCGGATGCAACTCCACGAGAAAAACGCCTGGATGTTGCGCAGTTTATTGGAATAA
- a CDS encoding SNF2-related protein, giving the protein MAVLHGSWIPQTSQFFLWGETWRHLDSFPETQDEILPHPFLLSSQELWEGLKTVDLTTVLASSPSAPVAETPRSRRKSTSSTETSPASPWGDRWVTQSLLLPTHDRLPLLSGADLDQPSVSLTDASQAPALQAWMVSGVALDIGDALQLLHKIPLGLLNDRDSLWGEDLRFWCHTVRWGLDLLARGKFLPTLHQAGEIVLSHWQVVLDSAIDQERLGHLAHRMPLVCQSYSQATPEDLEGIRNQGRSQIIEFLNYTVDHLIRQVFASSPIAIPKLLPKGLQTWIQSLQQSQASLDATVAEGLIPALTAWTATLQLQIDQFRPCLRLHPPATGETTWIVEYGLQAIGDSTFWVSAPMIWQNPVETLTLSRRSIVRPQETLLRGLGLACRIYPVLETSLQTACPEICPLTPIQAYEFLRSIAWKLQERGIGVILPDSLANRSGWANRLGLKISATTPKKLKQQRLGLQSLLSFQWELSIGGHSLTKAEFEKLVALNMPLVEINGEWVELRPQDIQAAQNFFASRKDQKTLSLEDALRLSTGDTQTIDKLPVVSFEASGALQELVTTLADSQSITPIAQPKGFQGELRPYQARGVGWLAFLEQWGLGACLADDMGLGKTIQFIAFLLHLKQHKALESPILLVCPTSVLGNWEREIQRFGPSLKVLLHHGEKRSQGVTFTAQAKKHDLVITSYALIHRDVTTLKTVDWQGIVLDEAQNIKNAEAKQSQAIRQLEAQFRIALTGTPVENRLAELWSILDFLNPGYLGSKQFFQRRFAIPIERYGDTTSLQTLRSLVQPFILRRLKTDRSIIQDLPEKQEMTVFCGLSEQQAALYQQIVDASLADIEKAEGIQRKGIILGLLTKLKQVCNHPVLLAEKSKAPIDAKFCLTSGKIQRLEEMLEVVLAEGDRALIFTQFAEWGKLLKAYLETTTRQEVLFLYGSTPKAQREAMVDRFQQDPRAPRLFILSLKAGGVGLNLTRANHVFHFDRWWNPAVENQATDRVFRIGQKRNVQVHKFVCSGTLEERIHDMIESKRALAENVVGTGENWLTELNTDQLRDLLLLDRRAVIADEATSATSP; this is encoded by the coding sequence GTGGCAGTTTTGCATGGTAGTTGGATTCCGCAAACCAGCCAGTTTTTTCTATGGGGAGAAACTTGGCGACATCTGGATTCGTTTCCTGAGACGCAGGATGAAATTTTGCCGCATCCGTTTCTGCTAAGTTCCCAGGAATTGTGGGAAGGGCTGAAGACGGTTGATCTGACGACAGTTCTGGCCAGTTCACCGTCAGCCCCCGTTGCGGAAACACCCCGATCGCGCCGGAAATCCACGAGTTCAACAGAGACCTCCCCCGCCTCCCCCTGGGGCGATCGCTGGGTCACTCAGTCGCTCCTGCTGCCAACCCACGATCGCTTACCGCTTCTATCCGGTGCCGATTTAGATCAGCCTAGCGTTTCCCTAACCGATGCATCCCAAGCCCCAGCGCTACAAGCTTGGATGGTATCCGGGGTCGCCTTGGACATTGGGGACGCCCTTCAACTTTTGCACAAAATTCCCCTGGGGTTACTCAACGATCGCGATTCCCTCTGGGGAGAAGATCTACGTTTTTGGTGCCATACCGTTCGCTGGGGTCTAGATCTGTTAGCACGAGGCAAGTTTTTGCCAACGCTGCACCAAGCGGGAGAAATTGTCCTGTCTCACTGGCAAGTGGTGCTAGATAGCGCGATCGATCAGGAACGATTGGGTCATCTCGCCCACCGGATGCCTTTGGTCTGCCAAAGTTACAGCCAAGCGACCCCGGAGGACTTGGAAGGAATCCGCAACCAGGGACGATCGCAGATCATCGAGTTCCTCAACTACACGGTTGATCACTTGATTCGTCAGGTCTTTGCTAGCAGTCCTATCGCCATTCCCAAGCTTCTTCCCAAAGGCTTACAAACCTGGATTCAATCTCTACAGCAATCCCAAGCCAGCCTCGATGCCACCGTTGCCGAGGGATTAATACCAGCGTTAACCGCCTGGACAGCAACGCTGCAATTGCAAATTGACCAGTTTCGGCCTTGCTTGCGGTTACATCCACCGGCCACCGGCGAGACCACATGGATTGTGGAATACGGTTTACAGGCGATCGGTGATTCGACATTCTGGGTGTCGGCTCCCATGATTTGGCAAAATCCGGTGGAGACCTTGACGCTATCCAGACGATCGATCGTCCGCCCCCAGGAAACGCTTTTGCGGGGGCTCGGCTTAGCTTGCCGTATTTATCCTGTCTTGGAAACGAGTTTGCAAACGGCCTGTCCCGAAATTTGTCCGCTAACGCCCATCCAAGCCTATGAGTTTCTGCGATCGATCGCCTGGAAATTGCAGGAACGGGGAATTGGGGTCATTTTACCGGATAGTTTAGCCAACCGTTCTGGCTGGGCCAATCGATTGGGCTTGAAAATTTCAGCGACAACGCCTAAAAAACTGAAACAGCAACGCTTGGGATTGCAAAGTTTACTGAGTTTTCAATGGGAACTCTCCATCGGGGGGCATAGTTTAACTAAAGCTGAGTTTGAAAAATTAGTGGCGCTGAATATGCCACTGGTGGAAATCAATGGCGAGTGGGTCGAGCTGCGGCCCCAGGATATTCAAGCGGCCCAAAACTTTTTTGCCAGTCGCAAGGATCAGAAAACCCTTTCCTTGGAAGATGCGCTGCGGCTCAGTACCGGCGATACGCAGACGATCGATAAACTGCCCGTCGTCAGTTTTGAAGCTTCGGGGGCGTTGCAGGAATTGGTGACCACCCTGGCCGATAGTCAATCCATTACCCCGATCGCCCAACCGAAAGGCTTCCAAGGGGAACTGCGGCCCTACCAAGCACGGGGCGTGGGTTGGTTAGCCTTCCTAGAACAATGGGGCTTGGGGGCTTGTCTGGCCGATGACATGGGGCTGGGGAAAACGATTCAATTCATTGCTTTTCTGCTGCACCTCAAGCAACATAAAGCCCTGGAAAGCCCCATCCTCTTGGTTTGTCCTACCTCCGTTTTGGGCAACTGGGAACGGGAAATTCAACGGTTTGGCCCTAGTTTAAAAGTCTTGCTGCACCATGGTGAGAAACGATCGCAGGGGGTCACGTTCACGGCACAAGCGAAAAAGCATGATTTGGTGATTACAAGTTATGCGCTGATTCACCGGGATGTGACAACGCTGAAAACAGTAGATTGGCAAGGAATTGTGCTCGATGAAGCCCAGAATATTAAAAACGCTGAAGCCAAACAGTCCCAAGCCATTCGTCAGTTAGAAGCCCAATTTCGCATTGCATTAACGGGAACTCCGGTGGAAAATCGCTTGGCTGAACTGTGGTCTATTCTCGATTTTCTCAATCCAGGATACTTAGGCAGCAAGCAGTTTTTCCAGCGACGCTTTGCCATTCCGATCGAACGCTACGGGGACACCACGTCGTTGCAGACCCTGCGATCGCTCGTGCAGCCTTTTATTTTACGCCGACTAAAAACCGATCGATCGATCATTCAAGATCTGCCCGAAAAGCAGGAAATGACGGTTTTTTGTGGATTATCGGAACAACAGGCCGCCCTCTATCAACAAATTGTAGATGCATCGTTGGCAGACATTGAAAAAGCGGAAGGCATTCAACGCAAGGGAATTATTTTAGGATTGCTGACCAAGCTGAAACAAGTTTGTAATCATCCGGTGCTACTGGCAGAAAAATCGAAAGCCCCCATTGATGCCAAATTTTGCCTCACTTCTGGCAAAATTCAACGCCTAGAAGAGATGCTGGAAGTGGTCTTGGCCGAGGGCGATCGGGCTTTAATTTTTACCCAGTTTGCCGAGTGGGGTAAGCTGCTAAAAGCTTATTTAGAAACCACCACCCGCCAGGAGGTTCTCTTTCTCTACGGCAGCACCCCCAAAGCCCAGCGGGAAGCCATGGTCGATCGCTTTCAGCAGGATCCCCGTGCCCCCCGCTTGTTTATCCTGTCGCTGAAAGCAGGGGGCGTTGGGCTCAATCTAACCCGTGCAAACCACGTTTTCCATTTCGATCGCTGGTGGAATCCGGCGGTGGAAAATCAAGCCACCGATCGGGTCTTTCGCATTGGTCAAAAACGCAATGTTCAAGTCCATAAATTTGTCTGTTCAGGCACTTTGGAAGAACGAATTCATGACATGATCGAAAGTAAAAGAGCCCTGGCAGAAAATGTCGTGGGAACGGGTGAAAATTGGCTCACGGAACTCAATACCGATCAACTCAGAGATTTACTTTTGCTCGATCGACGGGCCGTGATTGCGGATGAAGCGACTAGCGCTACAAGCCCATGA
- a CDS encoding NACHT domain-containing protein codes for MQQFHHSLSLTIQGHKEVEQQLKQKQWTIAQLADVASVHLTIAQNFQAGKQVDSESFSRLCHAIQIHWGSVCAQTLDSLQAMSPSCLCEFSGCTTDLDACHELSFQIIRQQCREKILSQHSKIRLFNQQLIEIDQLYVDSYFLNAPTKISELTALGRWGVRKSSFAVANAPSPLLVLGKPGAGKTTLLKQLAIACCRGQFKSELIPVWIELQPVDHPHWHFLYAILEAMGLCSQESHAQEFAQDRERLNQLLTQGQLLIFIDGLDEVPLAFRKKVQEQICWLLQHPVYRKNDVILSCRTPTIEAWSPRWKNQLFTAVEIADLNERQVESFVQAWLQTRREAQQPLERPWQSFFSSLRRCFERRELTLTPMLLGLACWVFENTGDLPPQVSQLYGAAIELLLTPGQAELQVSSKLAERIYHQLTSLDRRQILMEIAIRKIETSPNFVIFDQSELVNWINQILELHHYRDGLAILMMIADKQGLLIQKADRRWSFSHSIFQEYFITQWLLQQSPMQLAEKLIHPSWQPAIEQIVRSQKQSDRLIGALKQAIDQMLAQDTQLQTLLRWVNQKANTLVVPYKPAAVRMFYLGLAHALTSDLSRDLARARALDAALAIDVTLDLDLDFNLDLDFALARILARALDFDLDRALALARALARALDCTLALAHTPALALDCALEETLSLDLIRALDYALDCARTLAPDLTHSLAHYRAIILAAEQNGMDTFLGWWQLYGQQWIEQLRQIIITHRNLGHAWPLSRQQKERLKQYDRANQFLVQLLKIEGAVSEATKSQIETTLLLPATRIF; via the coding sequence ATGCAGCAATTTCATCATTCTTTGAGTCTCACCATACAGGGTCACAAGGAGGTTGAACAACAGCTTAAACAAAAACAGTGGACGATTGCTCAGTTAGCGGATGTGGCTTCGGTTCACCTGACGATCGCTCAGAATTTCCAGGCTGGGAAACAGGTAGATTCTGAAAGCTTTTCCCGTTTGTGCCATGCGATCCAAATCCATTGGGGATCAGTTTGTGCACAAACCCTGGATTCATTGCAGGCCATGTCTCCATCCTGTCTCTGTGAATTCAGCGGTTGTACCACCGATTTGGATGCCTGTCATGAATTGTCCTTTCAGATTATTCGGCAACAATGCCGCGAAAAAATTCTGTCGCAGCATAGCAAAATTCGCTTATTCAATCAGCAACTCATTGAGATTGATCAACTCTATGTTGATAGTTATTTTTTAAACGCTCCGACCAAAATCAGTGAACTGACTGCTCTCGGGCGTTGGGGTGTGCGAAAATCTAGTTTTGCAGTTGCCAATGCTCCCTCGCCGCTCCTCGTATTAGGCAAACCGGGCGCAGGAAAAACCACCCTGCTGAAACAACTCGCGATCGCTTGCTGTCGGGGACAGTTCAAATCTGAGTTAATTCCAGTGTGGATTGAACTTCAACCCGTGGATCACCCCCATTGGCACTTTTTATATGCCATTTTGGAGGCGATGGGTTTATGTTCCCAGGAATCCCATGCCCAAGAATTTGCCCAAGACCGAGAGCGGCTCAACCAACTCCTAACCCAAGGCCAGCTCTTAATCTTCATAGATGGCTTGGATGAAGTCCCCCTGGCCTTTCGCAAAAAGGTGCAAGAGCAAATTTGTTGGTTGTTACAACATCCGGTGTATCGCAAAAATGATGTGATCCTCAGTTGCCGAACACCCACGATCGAAGCTTGGAGCCCACGTTGGAAAAATCAATTATTTACAGCAGTGGAAATTGCTGACTTGAATGAGCGACAAGTGGAATCCTTCGTTCAAGCCTGGTTACAAACCCGCCGAGAGGCCCAACAACCTCTAGAGCGACCGTGGCAATCATTTTTTTCCAGCCTTAGGCGTTGTTTTGAGCGTAGGGAACTGACACTGACGCCCATGCTGTTGGGGTTGGCCTGTTGGGTTTTTGAAAATACGGGGGATCTGCCGCCCCAGGTGTCTCAACTTTATGGAGCAGCGATCGAGTTACTGCTGACCCCGGGCCAAGCCGAGCTCCAGGTATCCTCCAAATTAGCGGAGCGGATTTATCATCAATTGACTTCTCTCGATCGCAGGCAGATCCTCATGGAAATTGCGATTCGCAAAATTGAGACTTCGCCTAATTTTGTGATTTTTGATCAGTCTGAGCTGGTGAATTGGATTAACCAGATTCTGGAATTGCATCACTATCGCGATGGCTTAGCAATTCTCATGATGATTGCAGATAAACAAGGTTTGCTGATACAAAAAGCCGATCGTCGCTGGTCATTTTCCCATTCGATTTTTCAGGAATATTTCATTACGCAATGGTTGCTGCAACAGTCTCCCATGCAACTTGCGGAGAAGCTGATTCATCCATCTTGGCAACCGGCGATCGAACAAATTGTCCGCTCTCAAAAACAATCCGATCGCTTAATCGGTGCGCTCAAACAAGCCATTGATCAAATGCTGGCTCAGGATACCCAACTCCAAACCTTGCTGCGGTGGGTCAATCAAAAAGCGAATACCTTGGTCGTCCCCTATAAACCGGCGGCGGTGCGCATGTTTTACCTTGGGTTGGCCCATGCCTTAACGAGCGATCTTAGCCGTGATCTGGCCCGTGCCCGTGCCCTAGATGCGGCGTTGGCGATCGATGTCACGCTGGATTTAGATTTAGACTTCAACCTCGATTTAGACTTTGCCCTAGCCCGCATCCTAGCCCGTGCCCTGGATTTTGACCTCGATCGGGCCTTGGCGCTGGCCCGTGCCCTGGCCCGTGCCCTGGATTGCACCCTAGCGCTGGCCCATACGCCTGCTTTGGCCTTGGATTGTGCCTTGGAGGAAACCCTCTCGCTGGATCTCATCCGGGCCTTGGACTATGCCCTCGATTGTGCCCGTACCTTGGCCCCAGATCTGACCCATTCTCTCGCACACTACAGAGCCATCATCCTAGCCGCAGAACAAAATGGAATGGATACGTTTTTAGGCTGGTGGCAACTCTACGGCCAACAGTGGATAGAGCAACTCCGTCAAATTATCATTACCCATCGCAATCTTGGTCATGCATGGCCCCTAAGTCGGCAACAGAAGGAACGACTGAAGCAATACGATCGCGCCAATCAATTTCTTGTGCAATTGCTGAAAATTGAAGGAGCCGTGAGTGAAGCAACGAAAAGTCAGATCGAAACAACGTTATTGCTACCGGCGACCAGAATCTTTTGA
- a CDS encoding urease accessory protein UreD yields MSSIDSPISQSTVSSTASSTASSNWHGLLNLEFQAVNGKTRLTHSQAIAPYKVQRSFAQADGTCQVVMLHTAGGMVGGDRLTTAVTIGEQAQVLLTTAAAAKIYKSTGTLTQQTVHLTVAPQACLEWLPQETILFDRAQYRQDLRIELAAGAQVVLWEITRFGRTARGEQFSQGDWRSHTEVWQAGTPLWIDRQWLPGSPEMLASPHGLNHCPIVGTLAWIGRSLDKSDVEVARQLWDPIAAHHPDDQFGVTRLPQGLLCRYRGHSSTAVRHGFIQTWQWIRSVQGRSWEELPRVWML; encoded by the coding sequence GTGTCTTCGATCGATTCTCCGATATCCCAATCCACGGTTAGCTCCACTGCTAGCTCCACTGCTAGCTCTAACTGGCATGGTTTACTGAACCTAGAATTTCAGGCCGTCAATGGCAAGACTCGGCTAACCCATAGCCAAGCGATCGCCCCCTACAAAGTGCAGCGATCGTTTGCCCAAGCCGATGGCACCTGTCAGGTGGTGATGTTGCACACAGCGGGCGGGATGGTTGGTGGCGATCGCTTAACGACGGCAGTGACGATCGGGGAACAGGCTCAGGTGTTGCTCACCACCGCTGCTGCCGCGAAAATTTATAAATCGACGGGAACCCTCACCCAGCAAACCGTTCACCTGACCGTAGCGCCCCAGGCTTGTCTAGAATGGCTGCCCCAGGAAACGATTTTGTTCGATCGCGCCCAGTATCGTCAGGATCTCCGGATTGAACTGGCAGCGGGGGCGCAGGTGGTGCTGTGGGAAATCACGCGCTTTGGTCGGACGGCGCGGGGCGAGCAATTTAGCCAAGGAGATTGGCGATCGCACACGGAGGTTTGGCAGGCGGGCACCCCTCTTTGGATCGATCGGCAATGGCTTCCCGGTTCGCCGGAAATGCTGGCCAGTCCCCACGGATTGAATCATTGTCCGATCGTGGGCACCTTGGCTTGGATAGGCCGATCCCTGGACAAGTCAGATGTTGAAGTGGCTCGGCAGTTATGGGACCCGATCGCGGCGCACCATCCCGATGACCAATTTGGTGTGACCCGCTTACCCCAGGGGTTGCTCTGTCGCTACCGAGGCCATTCCAGCACCGCAGTGCGCCATGGGTTCATTCAGACTTGGCAATGGATTCGATCGGTGCAAGGTCGATCGTGGGAGGAGTTACCCCGGGTCTGGATGCTGTAG